The Mesotoga sp. UBA6090 region CTTCACAAGGCGCAAGAAATCTTTGGATATCTCTCGGAAGAACTGCAGCAGCACGTATCTGAGAGACTCGATATTCCTTTAAGTCAGGTATATGGAGTTGTGACCTTTTACAATTTCTTTAGCATGAAGCCAAAAGGAAAGAACCAGATAAAAGTCTGTCTAGGAACCGCCTGCTATGTTAAGGGTGCCGATAAGATACTCGAAAGGCTTCAAGACGAACTGAGCGTTGAGATGAATGAACCGACCTCCGACGGACTCTTTTCTATTCACGCCGTTAGATGCCTCGGTGCCTGCAGCATGGCTCCAGTGGTTTTGGTCGGCGAGGATGACTATTTTGGAAGAGTGACCCCTGATGAGGTTTCAAAGATATTAGGCAAATATAGGAGGGCCGACTGATGGCAAAAATCAAGAGCCTTGAAGAACTTATGAAGATCAAAGAGAACGCAATGAAGGGTCTTAAGATGCGTGACTCAGGCAAGAGAGGAAAAGTAATCGTGGCAATGGGAACATGCGGGATTGCCGCAGGCGCAAAGGATACGTTAAGGGCGATTGTAGATTCACTTGAAGAGAAGGGAATTGATGATGTCGCTGTCGTTCAGTCAGGCTGTTTTGGTCTCTGTGATGTTGAGCCCACAATAGAGGTCCATCTCGAGGGATCAGAGCCGATAATTTATGGGCACGTAAGCCCCGCTCAAGCAAAGAGAGTAGTTGAACAGCACATTGTCGGCGGAAATGTAGTTGGAGATCTTATTGTGAAAAGAGGAGAACTATAACGAGAGGTGATTAAGGGTGCCCGCTGTTGAAAACACGGTACTTATTTGTGCCGGAGGTGCTTGCATTTCTGCAGGCGAGAAGAGCGTAAGAAACGTATTTGAGGAGACCCTGAAAAAGTACTCGTTGGAAAGTGTAGTCAGGGTGGTAGAAACGGGATGTATGGGTGCTTGTGACCTCGGACCCATTCTTGTGATCTATCCTGAAGGAGTATTCTATCAGAAGATCACGGCAGAGAATGCAGCTCGTATTGTAGAAGAACATATTCTGAAAGGGCGAGTTGTAGAAGATCTCTTATACAAAGGCGACTCGGGAAATCTTACTGAAAAGCCTCAGGAAGAGCTTCCTTTTTTCACTGAGCAAGTGAGAATCGCAACGAGGAACTTAGGGGTAATTGATCCTCTTTCAATAGATGAATATATTGCGAGGGATGGCTATTTCGCGCTGCATAAGGTCCTTTTTGAACTCAGTAGAGAAGATGTCGTTGAAATACTGAAGAAAAGCGAGCTTAAGGGCCGCGGAGGAGCGGGATTTCCGACTTGGATGAAGTGGGATCTGACAAAGAAAGTAGAAGGCGACACGAAGTACGTAATTTGCAACGCAGATGAGGGCGACCCTGGAGCCTTTATGGATAGGGCGGTTCTTGAAGGCGATCCCCACACAGTAGTAGAAGCTATGACAATAGCTGCTAGAGTAGTTGGAGCCCAGAAGGGGTTCGTGTATGTTAGGGCCGAGTATCCCCTTGCAATAGAACGGTTGACTCATGCTATGAAAATGGCCAGAGAGTATGGATTTCTTGGTGAAAACATTCTCGGAACCGATTTCTCGTTCGATCTTGAGATAAGAATTGGTGCAGGCGCGTTTGTCTGTGGGGAAGAGACTGCTCTTATAAATTCGATTGAAGGCAAGAGAGGAATACCCAGAGTTAAACCTCCCTTTCCTGCAAGTAAGGGGCTATGGGAAAAACCAACTCTTCTTAACAATGTGGAGACCTACGCTAGCATCCCTCCGATAATCACAAATGGCGGCGAATGGTTCAGCCAGTACGGAGTGGATGGTTCCAGGGGGACCAAAGTCTTTGCTCTGGCTGGAAACGTAAAGAACACCGGTCTCGTTGAAGTTCCTATGGGCATCACTCTTAGAAAGCTGATCTTTGACATTGGCGGAGGCGTCCCTGGCGGGAAGAAGCTGAAAGCTATTCAGACTGGCGGCCCAAGTGGAGGATGCATACCTCTAGAATTGATTGATACGCCAATAACATACGACAACATGAAAAAACTGGGCACAATAATCGGTTCAGGTGGAATGATCGTTATGGATGAGGACAGCTGCATGGTTGATGTTGCCAAATACTTCCTGGAATTCACCGTAGAGGAATCTTGCGGTCAGTGCACACCTTGTCGTGATGGAACACGCAGGATGCTCGAAATTCTTGAAAGAATAACAGAAGGAGAAGGAACTGTGGAAGACCTTCAACTTCTGAAAGATCTTGGTGAGAACATAATGTCGACTTCACTTTGCGGACTTGGGCAGACTGCTCCACAGCCGGTGATATCAACAATGAGATATTTCTGGGATGAGTATGAAGCTCATGTCAAAGAGGGAAGATGTCCGGCAAAGAAGTGCAAGTCTTTGATGCGGGTGGTAATTGATAAGGACAAATGCGTTGGTTGTACTGCTTGCGCCAGAGTCTGTCCCGTAGAAGCGATAAGCGGTTCGGTTAGAAAGCCTCACGATATAGATCCGGAAATCTGCACCAGCTGTGGGAGTTGCCTGGCCGTGTGCAAATTTGAGGCGATTAGCAAAGTTTCACCTTAAACGGTTTTAAGGAACCCCCTTAGTGGGGGTTCTTTTGCTACTTTAAAGAGGGTTGAAGGGAGGATTTTATATGTCTGCAGAAAATGTCCGTGAAATCGTAACTGATATCTATGAAAACATTAGCAGCCAGAGCCTTGAAAAAGGCGATGTGCTTATAAATACTCTTCACGCAATTCAAGATCACTTTGGCAACTTCATACCAATCGAAGCGGCTGAAGTGATGAAGGATCTGACGGGATTGCCTCTCTCAAGAATCTATGAAGTTCTCACTTTCTATACAATGTTTTCTACTCACAAAAGAGGAAAATATGTAATTCGAGTCTGTAAGAGTCTTCCATGCCATGTAACCGGAGGACAGGCAGTAGTTGACTCCTTGAAGAACATTCTGGAAATTGATTTTGGTGAAACTACGACAGATGGCTTGTTTACTCTTGAGGAGACTAGTTGTCTTGGACTCTGCGGAGTATCCCCGGTAATGATGATAAATGATGAGGCTTACGGAAACCTAACTCCGGAAAGAGTCTCTGAGATCGTAGACGGCATGGTTTCAAGAGAGAGGAGTGAGTAATCGTGAGCAAACCAATAACCGTCCTCGTATCCATAGATTCGAACAGCCTTCTTCTCGGTGCTAGACACTTCAAAAACTATCTTAGCATCCTGACTGAAAACTACAATTTGAATTCCATCGTTGAAATCCTGGAAACTGGATCTTTTGGAGATTACGGAAGAGGAGTTCTTTTTCTCGTGCTTCCGGACAATGTGATGTATTCCGTTAAGACTGAAGCAGACATTGAAAAGCTGGTCATGGAGCACCTTCTTAAGGGAAGAAAAGTTGAGGAATTGATTGTTACAGATTTTGAGTCGGCAGGACGTGTTGAAGCGACAGAAACTACGAAAGAAGAGAGAATCGTCTTAAGAAATGCCGGTTCTATCGATCCCCGGAATCTTGAGGAGTACATAGCCCTTGACGGATATCAAGGCCTTGCAAAGGCTTTGAGATTGACTCCCGAAGACGTTATCGAAGAACTGAAGAAGAGTAATCTGAGA contains the following coding sequences:
- a CDS encoding complex I 24 kDa subunit family protein → MSLVNCPDCQELFRELDEYIDSVKGSTGVLINVLHKAQEIFGYLSEELQQHVSERLDIPLSQVYGVVTFYNFFSMKPKGKNQIKVCLGTACYVKGADKILERLQDELSVEMNEPTSDGLFSIHAVRCLGACSMAPVVLVGEDDYFGRVTPDEVSKILGKYRRAD
- a CDS encoding (2Fe-2S) ferredoxin domain-containing protein, which produces MAKIKSLEELMKIKENAMKGLKMRDSGKRGKVIVAMGTCGIAAGAKDTLRAIVDSLEEKGIDDVAVVQSGCFGLCDVEPTIEVHLEGSEPIIYGHVSPAQAKRVVEQHIVGGNVVGDLIVKRGEL
- a CDS encoding NADH-quinone oxidoreductase subunit NuoF; this encodes MPAVENTVLICAGGACISAGEKSVRNVFEETLKKYSLESVVRVVETGCMGACDLGPILVIYPEGVFYQKITAENAARIVEEHILKGRVVEDLLYKGDSGNLTEKPQEELPFFTEQVRIATRNLGVIDPLSIDEYIARDGYFALHKVLFELSREDVVEILKKSELKGRGGAGFPTWMKWDLTKKVEGDTKYVICNADEGDPGAFMDRAVLEGDPHTVVEAMTIAARVVGAQKGFVYVRAEYPLAIERLTHAMKMAREYGFLGENILGTDFSFDLEIRIGAGAFVCGEETALINSIEGKRGIPRVKPPFPASKGLWEKPTLLNNVETYASIPPIITNGGEWFSQYGVDGSRGTKVFALAGNVKNTGLVEVPMGITLRKLIFDIGGGVPGGKKLKAIQTGGPSGGCIPLELIDTPITYDNMKKLGTIIGSGGMIVMDEDSCMVDVAKYFLEFTVEESCGQCTPCRDGTRRMLEILERITEGEGTVEDLQLLKDLGENIMSTSLCGLGQTAPQPVISTMRYFWDEYEAHVKEGRCPAKKCKSLMRVVIDKDKCVGCTACARVCPVEAISGSVRKPHDIDPEICTSCGSCLAVCKFEAISKVSP
- a CDS encoding complex I 24 kDa subunit family protein gives rise to the protein MSAENVREIVTDIYENISSQSLEKGDVLINTLHAIQDHFGNFIPIEAAEVMKDLTGLPLSRIYEVLTFYTMFSTHKRGKYVIRVCKSLPCHVTGGQAVVDSLKNILEIDFGETTTDGLFTLEETSCLGLCGVSPVMMINDEAYGNLTPERVSEIVDGMVSRERSE